Within Raphanus sativus cultivar WK10039 unplaced genomic scaffold, ASM80110v3 Scaffold0405, whole genome shotgun sequence, the genomic segment CTCACAATTGTAAACACCATGTCTTCCCAAGCTTCCACGGGGCAGATGTCCGCACGAACTTTCTCAGCCACGTCGTCAAGGAGCTCAAGAACAAAGGAATCGACCTATTCATTGACAATGATATCGAGAGAAGCAAGTCCATCGGTCCTGAGCTCATAGAAGCTATTAAAGGATCCAGGATTGCTATTGTCTTGCTATCGAAGAACTACGCTTCGTCCACATGGTGCTTAAACGAGCTGGTGGAGATCATCAAGTGCAGAGAAGAGTTGGGGCAAACAGTGGATCCAACTGATGTAAAGAAGCAGACTGGTGATTTTGGGAAAGTCTTTAAAAAAACTTGTAAAGGAAAAACAGAGGAGGAGATCCAAAGATGGAAACGTGCTTTGACGGAAGTGGCTCAAATCGCAGGTTACCATTCATCAAGCGGGTTCGTCCTCTTCTTGATTCCTACTAGCTCATAACACATCAACGTCTTTGTAGCTTTTTAAAGAACAGCCATCCTGGAAACAATAACTGTTTGCTTATTTGTATGAGAATATCTAATTAGTATGTGCAATATCTAATCTGCTTTGTTCAGGAAGAATGAAGCAGAGATGATTGAAGATATTGCCACTGATGTTTCCAACAAGTTGAACCTTTCCGCACCATGCACTGATTTCGACGGCTTAGTTGGGATGGAATCTAAGATGACAAAAATGAGATCACTGTTACAGCTAGATTCCGATGAGGTGAGAATAGTAGGGATCTTGGGTCCGTCTGGGATTGGTAAGACCACCATCGCTAGATCTCTATTCAACCGTCATTCCCAAGATTTCCAACTGAGCGTCTTTATAGATAATATCAAAAGAAACTATGCCGTACCAACTTGCTCTGATGACTACAGTGTGAAGTTGAATTTGCAAAAACATTTTATGTCTCAACTAACCAATGAGACAGATATCAAGAATTTTTCACATTTGGGAGTCGTCAAGGACAGGCTGAAAGACAAGAAAGTTCTTGTGGTTCTTGATGATGTCGATCGGTCAGTACAACTAGAAGCCATGGCGAAAGAGACTAGTTGGTTTGGTCCTGGGAGTCGGATCATAATCACAACACAAGATCGAAAGGTTTTAAAAGCAAGTGGGATCGAGCATATACACAAGGTGGATTTACCATCACATGATGAAGCTCTTCAAATGTTCTGCATGTACGCTTTCGATCAGAAATACCCAAAGGATGGTTTCGAGGAGCTTGCTTGGAAAGTTAGGGATCTTGTAGGTAGACTTCCGTTGGGGTTAAAGGTTATGGGCTCCTATTTTCGGGGAATGTCCGAGCAGGACTGGATAGAGGCACTACCAAGGTTAAGGACTCACCTTGACCGAGATAGAGAAATTTCGAGCATTTTAAAGTTTAGCTATGATGCTTTACATGATGAAGATAAAAGTTTATTTCTTCATATAGCCTGCTTCTTCAATAATGAACCAGTTGATATAGTGGATGGCTGTCTAGCAAAATGTTTCTTGGATGTGATGCAAGGGATTCGTGTTTTAGTCGAAAAATCACTCATATCTATTGAAGAAGAAAGGATAGAGATGTCTAAGTTGCTAGTCCAACTAGGAAGACAAATTGTGCAAAATGAATTTGTAAGTGAACCTGGAAAACGCCGGTTTTTGAATGATGCAAGCGATATTGGTGAAGTACTTAACGATGATGATAACGCTGTAAGTTTTTATATTGGTATTTTTCATTGCAGTGCTCTCTTCAATAAGTAACCATCCTCTGTTTGTGTTTCATTGGGTTGCTTTTACAGGGTAAGAGCAGTGTCATAGGAATAAATCTTGATGAGGGTGATGAAATAACATGGACAAGTGAAAGGGCCTTTGAAAGATTGTCTGATCTTCAATTCTTAAGAATCCTTGGCAAATGTGTTAATCCCCAATCTATGAACTACTTATCGCACAAACTTAGGGTACTAATTTGGCGGGACTTCAAGATGACATGTTTTCCTTCGAGTTTTAATCCAAAGTTCCTCGTCAAACTTGAGATGCATTCTAGCAAGCTTGTGAAATTTTGGGAAGGGATTAAAGtaagttaatattttatctttttttttgtaaatataacttaggttgtcttttatttttaatactaatGGATGTGTGGGCTTCTTTTGTATGTCACTGCAGATGCTCAACAATCTCAAGTGGATGGATTTGAGTGATTCAAGAAAGTTGGAAGAGCTCCCTGATCTCTCAACAGCCACTAATCTACATGACTTGAACCTCTCGGACTGCGCAAGGCTGGTGGAACTTCCTTCTTCTGTCGGAAGTGCAGTGAATCTCCACCAACTGAATTTTCACAATTGCATGA encodes:
- the LOC108820543 gene encoding probable disease resistance protein RPP1; amino-acid sequence: MDSYFSLTNLAAAAISFYALFGSIFFTRKSSTSHHHENNKTLPSSSSTLLAPTSPSSHNCKHHVFPSFHGADVRTNFLSHVVKELKNKGIDLFIDNDIERSKSIGPELIEAIKGSRIAIVLLSKNYASSTWCLNELVEIIKCREELGQTVDPTDVKKQTGDFGKVFKKTCKGKTEEEIQRWKRALTEVAQIAGYHSSSGKNEAEMIEDIATDVSNKLNLSAPCTDFDGLVGMESKMTKMRSLLQLDSDEVRIVGILGPSGIGKTTIARSLFNRHSQDFQLSVFIDNIKRNYAVPTCSDDYSVKLNLQKHFMSQLTNETDIKNFSHLGVVKDRLKDKKVLVVLDDVDRSVQLEAMAKETSWFGPGSRIIITTQDRKVLKASGIEHIHKVDLPSHDEALQMFCMYAFDQKYPKDGFEELAWKVRDLVGRLPLGLKVMGSYFRGMSEQDWIEALPRLRTHLDRDREISSILKFSYDALHDEDKSLFLHIACFFNNEPVDIVDGCLAKCFLDVMQGIRVLVEKSLISIEEERIEMSKLLVQLGRQIVQNEFVSEPGKRRFLNDASDIGEVLNDDDNAGKSSVIGINLDEGDEITWTSERAFERLSDLQFLRILGKCVNPQSMNYLSHKLRVLIWRDFKMTCFPSSFNPKFLVKLEMHSSKLVKFWEGIKMLNNLKWMDLSDSRKLEELPDLSTATNLHDLNLSDCARLVELPSSVGSAVNLHQLNFHNCMNLVKLPSSIGNAVNLRNLNLEYCSRLVELPSSIWNLVNLKLLNLAYCSSLVELPSCIDRSDVLQSDHHESSTDIQELVDPWIGRISHLSTLLLRGMKNLVSLPPLPESVLDLYAEECESLERLDCSFRNPDISLFFINCYKLNQEARDLIIRSGKFSVFPAEEVPPCFTYRSYGSSVTVKLNQMHVGKSTKFKVGVICDIDVNEFGETKQEDILCRVKYGEKAITDYYRPGRRVYPGHLYKYEIEVETEHVASSTELVFEFEIDYANDCGEDVTWEIKECGILQLLDVPLLSFRDVDEDI